One segment of Nothobranchius furzeri strain GRZ-AD chromosome 13, NfurGRZ-RIMD1, whole genome shotgun sequence DNA contains the following:
- the LOC107380556 gene encoding olfactory receptor 52N5-like, translating into MLLTNVTTIKDFFLVGFPGLLPEYYGLVSALLFLLYLTIAVGNIFILVIVICEKSLQKPTYLIFGHLALNDLIFGTVTLPKVISKYWSDNSIISFYACFIQTYFVYFLAATHSFILMVMALDRFIAICVPLRYTSLFTNTTVNRLCGISWFMPISWMIGVVCDTMNLPFCNSNIIVQCYCDLNSIRSLSCENVRANASLALGFAMFSLIVPLGFIILSYSSVIIVVLRKSSSMGRMKTLSTCTPQLIIIGLFYLPRCFVYLANFVGFTFNISLHIVIVMLYSHIPAAVNPLIYCFKTQDIKEMLKIKWSRRIIHVTTKIT; encoded by the coding sequence ATGTTGCTCACTAACGTGACAACAATCAAAGACTTTTTCCTCGTTGGATTTCCTGGCCTGCTGCCAGAGTATTACGGGCTTGTGTCAGCTCTGCTCTTTTTGCTTTATTTGACTATAGCTGTGGGGAATATTTTCATCCTAGTGATTGTAATTTGTGAAAAGTCACTTCAAAAACCAACATATCTCATTTTTGGTCACTTAGCATTAAATGATTTGATATTTGGCACAGTGACTCTCCCGAAGGTGATATCAAAATACTGGTCTGACAACAGCATTATTTCATTCTATGCCTGTTTTATACAAACATACTTTGTTTACTTTTTAGCTGCAACACACTCTTTCATTTTGATGGTGATGGCTCTTGATCGTTTTATAGCTATTTGTGTTCCACTGCGTTACACATCACTTTTCACAAATACCACAGTAAACAGGCTTTGCGGGATATCATGGTTCATGCCTATTTCATGGATGATTGGCGTGGTTTGTGATACAATGAATCTACCATTTTGTAATTCAAACATAATTGTTCAGTGTTATTGTGACCTTAATTCAATAAGAAGCCTTTCATGTGAGAATGTACGAGCTAATGCAAGTCTAGCACTGGGATTTGCTATGTTTTCTTTGATAGTCCCTCTTGGATTCATCATTTTATCATATTCTTCTGTCATCATTGTTGTTCTGAGAAAGTCCTCTTCCATGGGTCGCATGAAAACCCTGTCTACCTGCACACCACAACTCATCATTATTGGTCTTTTCTATCTTCCAAGATGCTTCGTGTACCTGGCAAATTTTGTGGGATTCACGTTCAATATTTCACTTCATATTGTCATTGTAATGTTGTACAGTCATATACCTGCTGCTGTCAACCCACTCATTTACTGTTTCAAAACTCAAGACATCAaagaaatgttgaaaattaaaTGGTCTAGAAGAATAATACATGTTACTACAAAAATTACTTAA